The Gloeobacter morelensis MG652769 genome contains the following window.
GCGCGGCCACTGCAGCGCCAGGGCACCGACGCCGAGGGTGCAGGCGGCCAGAAGCGCCCAGGCTCCCTCGCCGGTTACGAAGCGGCCAGACACCGCACCAGTTCCCGGCCCGCCGCCTGACCCGAAAGAAAGGCGCCCTCCACCCGCGCACCGCTGCACCAGCAGCCGGCCAACAGCAATGGGGCCGGCCCCATGCGGGCCAAAAACGCCGTGTCGAGGGGATTGGCAGGCATCGCGTAGCGCCAGCGGTGCACTTGCACCCACTCGGGACGGGCCAGGGCGAGCGGGGTGACCCCCCCCAGCTTGAGGGCGCAGTGGTCGAGGACCCGTTGGGCGGTTTTTTCAGCCACGGCGTCGAAGTGCTCTCGGCTGAAGTCCGGTAGCGTGTGCACGACGAAGGTGGTGGCCTTCGGATCGCGGCGCTTGCTCGAATCGAGGGCGCTCCAGACGACAATCGGGTCGTCCTCCCAGCGCAAACCCCGGGGCAACCCGCCGGGGTCGGCTGCGCCATAACCCGCCATCACCGCCAGACAGGGCAGAAAATCGACGGAGCGGGCCGGGTCGAAAGCCGATGCGTCTCCAAATTCGCCGGCGATGGCCAAACTTTGCTGCGGGGGCGGCGTGAGCAACACGGCTCTGGCAATTTCTGTGTCCCGATCGGTCGTCACCCGCCAGCGGCCGTTCTCCTCCAGGGCGAGAGCGGTGGCTTTGGTATCAAGCCGGATATCAAGTTCGTGGGCAAGCACCCTGGCAAGCGCCGTCGCCCCCTGCGGGCAGATATAGCGCGCCGAGCGGTGTGCGGCGTCCGGAGGCTCCAGAATGCCTTGTTTGAGGGTCGGTACGCCGTCCAACCAAAAAGCGATCTCGCCGTCTGCGATCAGCGGCTCTACCACC
Protein-coding sequences here:
- a CDS encoding NAD(P)/FAD-dependent oxidoreductase, producing MHDVLIVGAGVAGLAAAGVVRRAGLAVRLVEKSRGVGGRLATRRVATASGEVRLDHGAQYFTCRSEAFREVVEPLIADGEIAFWLDGVPTLKQGILEPPDAAHRSARYICPQGATALARVLAHELDIRLDTKATALALEENGRWRVTTDRDTEIARAVLLTPPPQQSLAIAGEFGDASAFDPARSVDFLPCLAVMAGYGAADPGGLPRGLRWEDDPIVVWSALDSSKRRDPKATTFVVHTLPDFSREHFDAVAEKTAQRVLDHCALKLGGVTPLALARPEWVQVHRWRYAMPANPLDTAFLARMGPAPLLLAGCWCSGARVEGAFLSGQAAGRELVRCLAAS